The region ATAGATTAATGCAGCGACGATGTCTTGGTATTGGGTAGGGTGATCACAGTAGCTCAAATCTAAATACTTTAATCCAGCATTCTCTCTTGCTCAAGAGCCGATCGCATGCTCCAACCGCTCAGCAATCCACACCTTAATAATCGATTGGCGACTCACCCCCAATCGCAGCGCCTCGCGATCCAGCGCCTCAATCATCCAGACCGGGAAATCGACATCTATGCGCCGCTGTTCGTAGCCAGGGCGTCTGATCTGAGACAGGTCGAGGTCATCAATGATGTCCTCCTGGCCCTCGTCAAATTTTTGGTCAAACGCTTCTGCCTTCATAAAGCTCTACCTCCCGCTGTTCCGCCTAACAGAGATAATGCGAACCTTACCCTCTCGGTAGGTTACAACCGCTGCCCATATCTTCGTGCCAATTTTCCCTACAGTAACCAATCTCGGCTCGTCTGCGGTGCGGGCAGGCACCTCAATGCGATCGTCATCCTGCCAGAGCACCTGAGCTTCGACAAAATCCACCCCGTGCTTGAGCTTGTTTGAGCGGCGCTTGTTCTCGTCAAACTCAAATTCCATCGCCTATGGCTCGCTGGCCGGGTCATCCTCGACGATGCTGCCCAGATAGAGTTGCACAAATGCCTTAGCTGCCAAGGGGTTCAGCGATTTAAGCACCTGAGTGATCTCAACAATCGTCTCCGAGGATGGCTCCCTCTGGTCATGCACCCACTTAAATACCGCCGAGCGATCAATCCCCAATGCAACCGCCAGCTTATTCTGGCTAATGCCGTAGGTCTCTAGAACCTGCCTGAGTGCTTCATTTGCCCTTCCCATGCTCTGATCGTCCCAAAGGATGGCGGCAGGGTAAATGTTGTCTACATCGACAACATGCGCTACAGTTCTTTTGTGGTCTCTCTAGACAACACTAAGGACGTAACCCATGTCAGAAGAATTCATCCCCAACAGCGAAATCTACAACGCCCCTCCCAGCAGCCCCGCCCCCACCCAGCCCAGCCGCGAACCCATCTACATCACCGTCATCGGCCCTGCGATCGGCATCGATCTGGTGGTCAAAACCTTGCACCACCTCGGCTTTGCCGAACCTCGCGCCTGGAGCAAACTCCAGAACGACCCCAACACCGGCAGACCCATGCGCATCCTCACCAAATGGCTGCGGTATTAAGCCACTTTCGACCCCCTGTCGCCCATAACAGCAACTCCCCCATGCCAGCTTGCTACAATGCGAACTACCATCTCCCCGCGAAAATAGCTCAGCAGCAATGACAGACCCAGAACTGCGCCAACTGGTTGAGAGCACCGCCCGCACCGCCCAAGCCATCCTAGAAGCCATGGCCGAAGCTCGGCTAGAGCGCGGGGAAGCCCGCGACCAGTTTTACGCAGGGATGCAGCAAATGGATACGACAATCCAGCGACTGGATAGCGCTGTACAGCGTTTGACCATGCTGCAAGAGGGCGTCATTAACTTGCTAGCCTCTCTCGATGAGGACCGCCCCACCATTCTCCGAAAGCTCAATAGCATTGAAAACAAAGTCGATCGCCTGCTGGGGGCTTAGATATGGCCCAAGCCACCGATGATATCAACGCCAACCCCACTCAGGCGCAGCAGATTCTCGAAGAAGTGCGGGAGCTTCGCCAGGAGGTTGAGCAGGCTAACCGGGCAAACAGCGAATTTAACCAGAAATTTGACAACTACCAGAAGGCGACCCAGTGGGTGGTGCAACTGGCCTTCAGCCTGATCGCTGCGGCCACCGTGACCGTGATTGTGTCAACGGTGCTGGGGCGGTGAGGCAATTGTGTAAGTATCGTATCCCCGAATTTTTCGTAAGAGAGTTACGCTGTCTGGGGCGATCGCAGGGGGTGTCCATCGCTCCTGATGACTCTCCTGAAGAATCTTCGCTTGGCTCTGCCGCTGAGCTTCAATTTCCAGCGCTCGCTGAAGCAACGTCACAATTTGTTCGTTGATAGAGCGGGACTGAAACAAGGCCATACCCTGAATTTGGGTATAGAGAACATCGGGTATCTCTAGAGAACTGAGTTGAGTCATCGTCCTTCAGATACACGGTTAGCCCAATCGTCCACAGTTTCTTTTTGCAAGCTAAGACTCGTGTAGGCATCACGATACGCTTGCATCGCACCAGCCCAATTTTGCTTTAGACGATGGTTAGGGTTGTGCCGCTGCTTCTTAACCAGCGCCGCGACAAAATTGATCACCTCCTGCTGAGCTTGAGGCGGCAAATTTTGGATCTCATTCACAATAGGGTGCATAGCGAAGCCA is a window of Nodosilinea sp. PGN35 DNA encoding:
- a CDS encoding DUF2281 domain-containing protein translates to MHPIVNEIQNLPPQAQQEVINFVAALVKKQRHNPNHRLKQNWAGAMQAYRDAYTSLSLQKETVDDWANRVSEGR
- the brnA gene encoding type II toxin-antitoxin system BrnA family antitoxin; amino-acid sequence: MKAEAFDQKFDEGQEDIIDDLDLSQIRRPGYEQRRIDVDFPVWMIEALDREALRLGVSRQSIIKVWIAERLEHAIGS
- a CDS encoding BrnT family toxin; protein product: MEFEFDENKRRSNKLKHGVDFVEAQVLWQDDDRIEVPARTADEPRLVTVGKIGTKIWAAVVTYREGKVRIISVRRNSGR
- a CDS encoding helix-turn-helix transcriptional regulator gives rise to the protein MGRANEALRQVLETYGISQNKLAVALGIDRSAVFKWVHDQREPSSETIVEITQVLKSLNPLAAKAFVQLYLGSIVEDDPASEP